TCCACTCGTAGCGGCGGTCCGCATTTATAGTCCGGATTAAGTACTCCGGTGATTTTCCATTTCTCCGGCGGATAGAGAGCCGTCCGATTCAAATCAGGTGGTGTTTTAAACACCTGCAATTGAAAAACAGACTTGGATTTGCTTACATCCATGATGGGTGGTAAAAGACTACCATTTCTGCAGCAGTATGGCAACTTTCCAACTTTCGTATCGTTTGCTCTGTCGGGGGGCAAGTCAGTGATTATCGGCCTCTTTTGACAATTCATCACCTTTGAGAAATCCATGCCCCCATAGTATTTTCCGGCCACCCCATAAATGCATTCTGCATAGTCTATCTTACGTGTGTAAGCTCCTCTCATTGAGTCTATAAACTCCCCCCTCATCCACTCCCAGGTCAAGTTCCAATGATCAAGACGTCCTAAAGGGTTCTTGTTCTCCATGGTCACCTGAGCAAGATAATTGTTTTCATAGGCTTGAATGACATCATAGGCGATGGTAAGATCTCCCTTCTGCCGTGGTAAGAACTTGGTTTTTGTAGTTTTGAGGGCCTTCAATTTCGGATTCCTAACGCAGCAAACATACATGGATGTCTCTGTCGAAAAGAAAATAGCCCAAAAATATTGATAATTGGTGAATGAAACATATATGGGAAAGAATTAGAGCCATAGAGGAAACAAGAACGAGGGAAACTTCTAATTTTTGCAATCTTGGTGTctcaagaatatatttttttttggttaaaatgctCAAAATATAATGCCTCCATTTTTCTCCCAAGAACAATGAAGTACTTACTACGACGACGACGCGGTGCTAGGCACTGGTATCCATCGTTGACAAGGCGTATTGTTTTAGGCATTGGAATCCCAGGCGGCTTCACCCCAAACTGAGTGCCACTTATCTGAATTTGCACCTGAATTTGGCTAAGATCTCCGGCGGTGTCAATGGCGGTCTTCAAATCCGCCTGCGGAGACCCTGAAAAATAAGACCCATTCCCAGCAGGAGCCGGGAAATCATCGCCATCCATTAGAACCGCTCCGCCAGCACCAACAAGAATCTCATCCCGTTGAAACCCGATAAACATCTTCCATGCTTTGAGCTCGAGCGTGCCAGTATTCAATATCGTCGCGGTGGCATTGAAGGCCCAGGCTTGTGCCGTTGCGTTCTTCAGACGGGGATATTCTTTAGTCCGAGAGTTGAAGTCATAGGACAAGAAAACCCCATTGCAGCTTTCCACTTCTGGTGGTGGAGCAGCAGGTTTTTCATCGTCATAATCTTGGGATTTACTCAAAGACAACAAGAAAAACACGAATGTTAGCACTCCTAATGCCGTATTCATGTTTTTCTTACCGAAAATCATAGGATAAAAATACTCGGCGTAATTGATGAAACAAATTCCAGATTGATAACACTGTGACTGATTCAGAAGATGGGTGTGGaggaaaaatcaaattgaaatttgagatGGTACTGAAAAAATTGATGGAGAATAAGTCAGCGGAAACCTCTGCCTCTAAGTCAGCGATGTATTTGGCGGGGGCAACGACTAACGGTCATTTGAATTTTCTAGCTCTGCTTTAATTTAGAGTCACAAAAACACCCCGAGCATATATACTTCTAATTTCCCAATTGtgaagatttaaaaataaaaatataaatgaaaaaatagcAGAAGCAATAGAAATAGGAGACGAGAGAAATTTGGGATGTTTTGATATTAGACGCCTATATTCATACTAAGAATTGCCATCGTGATTacattatacttttatttcttgatgatctttacaatacaaatgaccATTacttgtgttaaaaaaaatagataaaaacaatacaaataaGAACAATCACACGAATGggagaaataatatatatatatatatatatatatatatatatatattattctaacacgAATTGTCCTATATATACTGACCTCTTTCTAATTAATTTTCCACAACACAGTTTTaatgttaaatcacaactttAACACTTATCTTTACGTATATATTGAAACTTcaattttaataggtgagacccaacacgtgaaatatttaattaattgaaataggaGCATTGAGAGGTGAATAACGGAGTCAATGTTCGAACTCAGAACCTTTGATTCTAATATCGTGTTAAataatcatttatttaaaaaagtttaagtttataggaaaatataaatttaatattttaatcatACTTTAACATTTATTCACCCTTTTAAATGAATCTGGaccagggaaaaaaataaaaataaagaatatttggCTGAactattatttatatatgtcttttcaaattaataattaaacttTAAAGGATGAATGTGTGACTTGATAGATTGAGTTAATGTGTTAAATTATTACATAAGCATAAATTGatattaaagaataaatttaattatttaattaatactataacACTCATTCTTATTATGTGTGAAACCAAACAACTCGTAGAATTTagtataaatttaattgtttaatatatatatatatcatcgtCTCACTCTCTCTCGGCCCAAATAAATCCTAGACTCgtagttttgtttttgtccCTCAATCATGTGATGGTACGGACTGAGACGAACCATCGCTCTGCCCCAAAGCGCATACAGAGAAGTCCCAGTGGCCCATTGCGTTAATCAGACACAGGGAGAGGGAGCCATCTCATTTGCggctatttattttattattttttatagatagATGggctatttatttaatttgccACTCTATATCTTCAAGATTCTTGGGCCCCGAAGATCTGGTTCAACGGTGATGCATGAATATATTGAATCAAAGAATTTGTTCATATCCCACACACTATCCAAGGTTGATTTGCTTGTAATCCAAATCGTAACTGTAAAGATTTCAGCTTGGTCTGGGACTGGGGGCATGCCCGCATGTCTCACTTCTGCATAAACGAGTCGTGTGAATCCCGTGCTTAATTGTTAACGCTGTGCAATGACTTCGCTCATGCGCTACTGAACAGGATTAGCTCGTGGCCAGTTGGCTATGTTCATTGATTACAAAAAGCTCTTCAACGGATGATATTACTTGATTCAAGTTTCCAAAGCAGGGGATTTAACTTAAGCCGTCTGTTATTTGTTGGGTCTGGCTTGCATGTCCAAACGAGCTATTTTTAACGAGCTATTTCTAAATAGCTACAAAGAAAGCCGTCTGCAACCTCATTTGCGTGCAGATAGAGTATACATACGACTATACGAGCTAATCTCTTTGAAGAGTCACAGAGATGCTCGTCGAAAATCTCGTCAGCAGAGCATACGTACGACTGTGCGAGCCAATCTTTTTAAAGAGTAATAGAGACGCTCGTCGTCAATCTTGTCTGTAGAGCACACATACAAGCATATTTTTTGAAGAGCTAGCCAAAAAGATGCTCGTTTGATATCTTGTCTGCATCTCGTACGGACGCACAACACCATGAATCTATGTTACACAAGTTAACCTAGTCTCGTCGTACGAACAAGAAAAGGGCTCCTTCATACGCCGCCTTACTATTTTTTTCAAGGTTCTGACTGGGGGTTTCTGAAGTttatttataggaaatttctagGCACGATTATTTTTTAGGGGATTCTAAACTTAGAATTATGTGTGCTTTGAGAGAATTTTTGTTCTTTGAGCTATCATGCATGTTTTCTCTTTGAGTTGGTTCTTTGTAAAACATGCAAACtattcatcaacaattgaagtcAGTTGGAGTTACGATGAAAGAGATTAAGTAGAAGAATTGTTTAGGGGTTTTGGGGGGCTAGTGTCGTAGAAGTCAAGTGGGTCGCTTATCTTGTGCAAGAGAGTGTCAACTTCAAAAGTTTTGTAAGTGCAAATTTCTTGTAACCCTTATTTTTCTATAGTGTATTGATTTCTGGGTTGACTACTCCagtgtggtttttctttttgaaattcaGAGAGTTTCAACTTCGTCATCAAATTCTTTATGTTGATTCTTCTACTGCTTTTATTATGTTTGGTGAATGTCTGTGTGcttgataatttttaaattccgcattatTTTGGCATACCTATTCAATTCCCCTTCTAGCTGCATGTTGTTTGGAGTCTGGTTTATTATCTTCGTATGCAGTAACATATTCAAGTTTCCTAAGTAGGATTTAACTTAAGTTGTTTGTTGAGTCTAAAAATCACTGCATATTTAGATGAAACAAGTTTAAATCTCGTGAAATAAGGTTGTCATATTATACTGCAGTAGGACATAGGTGCCACACCTACTCCGGTTGTTTGGACAGCCTATTGCATGGGATTCCGGTCCGACGAAACATATTATGATGCTATAGATTTTGTTACGGGGCTGCTATCTCATCTAAGAAAGAATGTGCTAAAAATTGAATTTGCAACTTGTGAATTGTACATTCTAGCATCCGAAAGAATGAATCTTACATTCTAGCATCCAGAAAGAACATATTCTAACTCAAGGACCATTCAAAGCTAGAAAAAGAGCATCCCCTTCGTACCTTAATTTATGCATGCAATTGATCGTTGTTTCTACTTTTCACACATGTTGCCACCACCACCTAATTCATTTCCATCTTCCCAGAAAACACGATTTTCTAAATCTACACAAGATTTTGTTCAGCCTCCCATGTTGTCCTTGAAGACCTCGTGAACAACCAACCTTAGTAAGAAGAGGGGATTTCACAACGTTTGCTATGCACATCAACAGTTTTCCTTCAATTCGTTAGTTCCCTGAaccattttcataattttacaCCATTTCTAAAATTGTGAGTTTGATGTCGCATCCATACAATTGAATGCAGTCTTTGTCTTTGCTGATCGAGACGATCTAGAGGAGGAAGActtgggagaagaagatgaccttgtcttttttctcttctgttTCTTCGGAATATTAGGAAGATCTGTTGGTGGAACGTCTTTGAACATGTCAAAGCTTGGTTGGTGTCTCATGGACTCATCAAAATCTGTTACAAGACATCGAAATATAAGGTGAACGGTGAACCCCCATGAACTAAGAATGAAATGGCAACACCACCAGaattcagaagacaaaaaatatatattatttattcaaaCATTTTAGAGACAGTAAATTATCCAACACCATCTCAATCACAAGCTTTTACACACCCTTCTGGGAAGTTTTTATCTCCATCTTAAGAatagtagatatatatatatgatcaccatataaaacaaaatattaatcagATTTTTCCGTGTAAGAGAAACTTTAGAAAAGTCAAATATAAGCAAAACCTTCCAAATCAATGAGCTTTCTTGGGTGGACCACAAAAAACAAGTATTTTTTTGGGGCATGAGCTATTGGATTCCCCTTGATAATGAAGTGTTCTCTCGTGACAGAACAGCCAAAATCTTCCTCTTGGGGGCAAGGAATCTTGAAACCATTTCCAATAAACTAAGAAAAATGTTGATCGATATTTTCCTACGCAACTAGTAAGCCCGTGAAAAGGCCCTGCAACTGTTTGTACTTGTCTGATTAGCACAACTGCACATGCTATATTCAAGCTATAGAACAAAATTTGGAAGCCTAAGGAATACCCTGAGCATTGCTCAAAATGACATTAAGGTCCCAGAAATCTCTATACTCTCAGTACAGCATGTGCTACgttatacatacatacatacatacgcatatacatatacatatacatatacatatacatatacatatacatatacatctACATATACGTATGTATGTGTTTTGTGATGAAAAGAGCTGAAACACACCGTGAGAGGACCATGTGGAAAGAGCCATAGAGCTGGAATCTCTAAATTCACCGATGCTACCGAGCGATGCCGTCGAAAACTCAGATGCTGTCTTGTATTCATTCATCTGCATAATCCCAcccaataataaaaaaataaaaaaaagtagtgcagaaaataattaataattaaaaacacacATTTAGGTgttaaaatttagaaataaagcgttaaaaaatataaaactgaaaacaattaattttagATGGCATACACATGTCTTTCGTATCCCTTCAAAATTTATGTGcctctagaaatttttattGGATCCaaattaaatggtgatttatcacaaattcaactgtaataattttatattttagaaaGATACAAGATAGCCGAGTATGAGTTTTATCATTACCCTGGAAACATAAAAGTCTAGGAGAACACGTACCCAAGTAGGTGCATTGCCAGAAGGGCCATCCACACCTATGTGCGCCACATGTTTCACGTCTGTTGGGTACCCAATTTCCATCTCACGCTCCTTCACAACTACAACGAGACCCATTTCCCATTTTAGCCCCAAATCATAAAAAACCATCAAAATATTCATaagtaaaagcaaaaaattatacatgcatacatacaaaaaaaaaaaaatacacacattacatacatatgtatgtggagagagagagagagagaggcagtaCCAAAAATTTGGGAGATGTATTTGAAACTTTTGTAGATCCCTTTCATCTTGGTTGCCATGGTGGAAGCAAGACAAATGCAACAGACGTTTCAAGGAATGGCACAATATGGGGAAGCAAACACCAATAAATGTGGAGAGATGGTTCTTTTGCCTGCCAGAAAGTAGATGTGCTTAGATGGGACTtcgatttttttaacaattaccATTTCGAAAACAAAAAGTGGTAATTAAAGTATCAAAGAAGTTCATTGCATGTGATTTAAGAACATTCTTTGTCCTGTGAACGAAGATTGGTATCAATTATAGATTCTAATAGCCTAATAGGTATATGATGGATTAATGAGGAAGAAATTATTCTAAATATTTGTGAACACTAAACCCATCTTTCATTATATGAAAACTTATAAGAAGTCTAATCAAACCaaaagagaaacagagaatATCTTACTTAAAAGATGATTATGATTATGCAGGAAGTGTGGGAGATTCAGAAAGCAAGCAACTTCTCCACCTCGTCCGACCACTGCTGCAGGGCTCCAGTGTTCATCTTTCTACAACAGCTCTTGACCAGTGAACAAACGGGGAGGGGTTGATGCATTCATAAGCCCATAAAAGCCAACCAAtgaagactaaaaagaaaaaagaaaaaaagaagaagctagaaaGAAAAGATTGTGATGGGTGTCTCGTAACTGGGATTAGATGGTGAGAGAATATGGATagctaagaaaaaaatgagaggaacaGAAGGGCCTAAGAGGAAGAGAATAGAAGGTGGGCCGCCATGAAAGAACCTCACAAACGAAGGGTGAGAGGAGGCTTTGAAAGACGGGGACAAAGAAGAGATTGGGACATAATAAATTGAGTGGTTTCTAGTTTCTACCTAAAAAATACGGAGTTTTATATTctatttggaaaaaagaaaaggaagagaaaaaaagatataGAATTTAGATGGTGCTTCGATTATGCCATCTATGATCTAGCTATGTGGGTGCTTTATTGTTGAACGAGTAAAGCGACCCGATCTTGAGATACCTTTCTCTTATTAATTTAAGGTCATCTTTAAAATATGAAGGAGATTTCCTAAAATTGCAGGCAAAAAATCAGAGAGATTGAGAGCTGTACGTATTTGTACACTATCGGACAGTTGGTGCTCTCTGTTGATTATTCCACCTTAAATTGTTTGCAACGTTGGAATCAAATGTGTTCAGTTCCCTGTTTCTTAAGCCCTTAAGATTGAGGGACAACCAGCTTCAAACTAACATGACATGATTATACTTAGACCGTTAGTTAATAAAACCGAAACAATTCGTGTTCACGTGTCAGGTTTGATCGTCTTAaagcataaatataagattgaGGTCAATTCTAAcgtgatctatttaattaaaccaGCTATACCTTTTAATTATAATCCACTAATTTCGTATTAAATTCGTACCGAATTTAAAAGATATGTCAAAAATTGATAGCCACTTTTGAGTATCAAATTGCCCTGTGAGTTTAGACCATGTTCTGTTTAGGTTAACTAAGACCATGATTTGGTCGGGCTTCCCTTTTCTCTAAGACCCCCAGTTTTAGGTCACCTAACGAGGAGGCATCAGAAAAATCTGTCTTAGCACAACAGGTGGATTTAGGATTTAATTTTCTACTATTTCAAGAATAAATAATACAAAGTGCAAAAGTCATCATACCTCATTTGGGCTCCTCCTAGCTACTTCGACTCGTGAGATACACACACTtagggaaaaataaataaataaataaaggctgAAATAAACTAATGGGGATCGATTTTGTCCcattaaatttaaatagataACAATGAAAATGGCTACGTGTTAAattactttatttcaaaagtttaaataaatataaaatgataaatttaaatatttaattaataatttcacattattttttcaTGTGTGGGACCTGATACAACTTTAAATTAAAGGTGATAATATGTGTTTGCATGCTAAGTTCAGATCGTATTGATgcatgtatttaaaattatataggttaattataaCTCGACATATTTTACTAAACAAGTTAAACCCCTTAACCCTAACTACttaatttcatgttgggttCGTATCAGATTCGTGGATTGTATCAAAAATTATTACTTCTAAATGTCGCGTGTCATGTTCGGGTCGTGttcaaaaattaatataaatttatataggTTAACTCTAATCCAACCCATTAATTAAACATGACAGACCCCTAAATCTTAATCCGTTACTTTTATATTGGGTTCGTGTCGAGCTCGCAGATCTTGTAAaatattaaatcaccaattatttataaaagcttaatttaatgaaaagtaataaatataattattttattaataatttgagGGCATAACCATAATCCCATATCCATACTTGAAATGGTTGCCTGGTTATGGGCATTTGATAACTTGTTTGCCAGCTTTCAGTGACTTCTCATACAGCTTATCTACAAGTACTCTTGATTTGATTGTGATTTCTATATTCTGTGCCAGAAGTGGTGAAAGCTCTTTTCAATATcctataattattttcttttcatcaacaaaaataatagtgGAGCAGTAGTTTGTGACATTtgtcaaacacccaaaaaaaaaataaaaaaataaataaattattagactGAGGAGGAGATatcttcttaatttattaaatctCGCCTGCTGCCATCCAAATATGGATAATAAAAAGATTTTACTTTCTTAATTTTATGCAAATggcattttatttgaaaataaaatttgatttgtcTCAAGTATGCCTCCTGTCTTGCGTAATTAAGAATTATATTCCCAAAAGCTAACGAGCAAATCCTCCTACATTCTATTACATTGAATTCCTCTACGTTTTCTACGCAAAGGCTTCGTGGTTTTCACAATATCTGCCGAGGATTTCTTTTTTATGGTTGGTGGCACGTTGTTTAGTTTGTTTCTTTCTAAGAAACAGCACAGAAATTTCTtggttgcttttcttttcttttctttctagcaCATTTCTTGGTTCCTTAGTATGGAAATGTGCCGGCCCGGATTCTTTAACATGAACTGCAAAGCTCACATTTGCATAGTACTGTTAAAGTGTCCTACATcactaaaatatatatgattttggcACTTTGTAAGTCATGAACACCCTTCATTTCTCAAtgtgtcttttgagagtgaataaggtccatgaacttttacatggtattaaAGTAGGTTCCTTGAATGATGATAGGTTTTTTCTTCCACGTTGAACATGTGTTAGGCCAAAATCGCCACACTTGAGGTGCGTGTTAAAGTGCatgtcccacattgccaagagatacatgacaCCTGTGCACTTATAAGTTATGGACACCACACCTCTCTCAATACTTTTTTTGAGAGTGAATAAGGCTCATAGACTTTTACGTTGAGCATCCAAGCCCTCCAACCCTTCTCTCTCATTCCTTGTTCCAAATTTTACAGAATTCAAGATAAAAATTTAAGGGGATCATGATGCCATTGAAATGCCctaaatgaagaaattaattaGATTAGTCAATTATTTGTTGGCACTTATATTATGATATTGCAAGTTTGAAATGATGAGGCAgcaaaactgatttttttttttttggttgaagaGAAATTTGCCTAAATTCAATATAATAAAGGTCAATTCTAATTGGTTCACTTAGGGTTAGTAAAGAATGGAGATTCATTATTgtcaaacaatttaaaaattattgtcaACAAGAAATGtgtctttttcatttatttgctgGAATCTGctgtacttttttgttttttcttttttcttttttttttaaattctaattttgtttctaaagACTTATGAAACTAAGTTAAAGGTTTAAATGATTATGACTAGTCTAGAATGTCATGTCATTGTTGAATTAATTAAGGCCCTCCCTTTTTGTGGTAATGTCGCAATCCACAAATTAGCCAAACATTCCTAATTTCTCTCTGATGGTTTCACTAATGAAATTAAGTAAAACGTTCAAGGAATGATTAACCCCAGCATTTTGGatcgaagaaaaaaattgtggtCTATGGTTATGAAGCTTTAGGGCCAACTAATGCATTCAAATCATAAGAGATAAGAGTACTAAACCAACTAGCTATCAATTTTTAATAGGCTCCTCTCCATTATGTCTTCTTCATCAGATAAGGTTGTTGTTTCGTTTACTGCTTCTATTAGATAAAGCCACACCATAATCACTAATTAACATAGTAGTGTTCAAACGAAGCCTAAGCAAAAGCCACAAGCTTCACTTATTGAAACAAGCTAGCTAGAGAGAAAACTCAGAAGTGTGAGCCATATATATTCACAACCCTTCTGTGTAAGCCACTCCAGTGGACTTCAACCAATACCCTCCTTGTATCAGCTCAGCAACTGTAAATTTTTTGGCTTCCTCTGCTTTAGTAATGGCATGATAACCAGGCCATTTCACTCTCTCGCTCGTGCCGGCACCTGGTCCCTTGTTCATATACTCCCCATAATACAATGTTTTTAAGGCAAAATCCCCGCTCCACACAGACCACCCGGCCGGATCAATATGGTCACCTATGTAAGACTGCATGACAACGGTTCTTGAATACTCCTTCCAAGGACGGCCCAAAAATGATCTGATTGAGCCCTTTACGGGCTCAAGATCAGGGCTTGCTATTATGTCACAGTTTTGGATAGAAGTCCCTGTGGCTTGGTTTGGGTCAGTTCGGCCTTGGGCCGTGACCATGTTGGTCTGTCCACTCATGGGCTTTCGGGCTACTATTGTACAGTTTTGTAACACGACAGCCGCGTTGCCGAAGATGAAATCCACTGTTCCAGTGATGTAGGAGTCTCGGTAGAATTGCCGGTTGGAGTGGGCATAAAGAGTGTCCTGGTAGGCATCAATGCGGCAGCGGTTTATGACGGATTGGTCGGCCCCGACGCGGAGTGCCACTGCTTGGTGCTTCTTCGGCCCAGCTGTGTTTTGGAACCAGATGTCTTGAGCTATGAATCCATCACCAACAGCAGCTGCATTGGTAGATCATGAACAGGCCGAGCTAGAAAAGCAACTTTCTTGTACGTTTTAACAACCCGGCCCACAAGCTAAAGCCCATTTCTTTCATGTGCTATTTCAACTATCTCCAATCTCAGTAATTAATGTGCttgttttaggaaattttttttttccttttctttcctttttctattttttgaaacaaataatCTTCTGTATTATTGTCAAGAATCCAGCAGAAATGACCTCACAAAGAGAAAGGTCCACGGAATAGAAAGCTCCCTAAAAAGTTGACTACAAATAAAGCTAGGAGGGTCTGCTAGCCGCCTAGCATCTAAACACTGAGACCCGACTTCATGTGCAAGAGAGTGTGCCAACCTATTAGCATCACGACGAcaattaacaaaagaaaatgactgGAGGGCCTCCAACTCATGAGGTATGCTCTCAATAAAATGTCCGAAACTGTGTAAATGTGGAGGGCGGCTGACAATGCTTGGATAGCTTAAATTTGGAATTGGATCATATTCTCTTTGCAAAAGGTTAGGATactattgtttttattataatttcctTACAAAGTACATaaccaaaattttttatttagagggGCCAAACTATGAATgggtcaaatttattttttagtacggTCAAGTCTAGTTTTTAAACctaaaattacatatatatatatatatataaaatttaataaaacaaaaatttaaaaagcatggCCTCCTTGACTATACTTGTATCCGTCCTTAATAACATtgctataattaaatttaattatttagtaactGAC
This DNA window, taken from Alnus glutinosa chromosome 5, dhAlnGlut1.1, whole genome shotgun sequence, encodes the following:
- the LOC133869904 gene encoding COBRA-like protein 10, translating into MIFGKKNMNTALGVLTFVFFLLSLSKSQDYDDEKPAAPPPEVESCNGVFLSYDFNSRTKEYPRLKNATAQAWAFNATATILNTGTLELKAWKMFIGFQRDEILVGAGGAVLMDGDDFPAPAGNGSYFSGSPQADLKTAIDTAGDLSQIQVQIQISGTQFGVKPPGIPMPKTIRLVNDGYQCLAPRRRQTSMYVCCVRNPKLKALKTTKTKFLPRQKGDLTIAYDVIQAYENNYLAQVTMENKNPLGRLDHWNLTWEWMRGEFIDSMRGAYTRKIDYAECIYGVAGKYYGGMDFSKVMNCQKRPIITDLPPDRANDTKVGKLPYCCRNGSLLPPIMDVSKSKSVFQLQVFKTPPDLNRTALYPPEKWKITGVLNPDYKCGPPLRVDPTEFPDPSGLQAISTAIATWQIVCNITRPTKRNSRCCVSFSSYYNDSVIPCNTCACGCDDDEKCNPAATAMFLPAEALLVPFQNRAEKAIAWAKIKHLHIPKPLPCSDNCGVSINWHVYSDYKSGWTARITLFNWEETTFEDWFTAIQMKKAYRGYENVYSFNGTLIPELSNTIFFQGLRGLNFLVGEKNGSNPAKDPRVPGKQQSVISFTKGRTPGIKIAKGDGFPSRVFFNGEECSLPTQFPIGNGNRCRVHLVEGILLILATMLLLQNHH
- the LOC133867630 gene encoding CRIB domain-containing protein RIC10-like encodes the protein MATKMKGIYKSFKYISQIFVVKEREMEIGYPTDVKHVAHIGVDGPSGNAPTWMNEYKTASEFSTASLGSIGEFRDSSSMALSTWSSHDFDESMRHQPSFDMFKDVPPTDLPNIPKKQKRKKTRSSSSPKSSSSRSSRSAKTKTAFNCMDATSNSQF